A window of Cyprinus carpio isolate SPL01 chromosome A6, ASM1834038v1, whole genome shotgun sequence genomic DNA:
TTAACATTCTACAGTATTAGTTTAATATCAGGTCTCGTAATGTGTAAGAGAGtacagcattatttaaaaaaaacaacaacaactgaaaattaggtcatttttttgttttatttgaattattaattttattttgttgtttttcgaCCTCTCCAACAGATCAGTCCTTTGTTCCAAAAGTTGGAGAACGAACAGATTGAGGTTCGGAGGAAAAGGTTTGgaggacaacaggtttgtaaaatacattcatccATTATTAATCTGGGGTCTCGTGCAGaaactataaaaatgaaagaaaaaaaaatgtgtgtgtgtaaaaatgttagaaatttaaaaagcaattatataaaatacttcaaaatgaaTATTTCTAGTTATgctcagatatatatataaaatatttttcatttttttatgtaacataTAAATATAGTTCCATAtagtttacaaaaataattatacaaatatataaaaatgtatacagatTTATTGATTAACAAGTaacaacatatacacacacacacacacacacacactcgctctctctctcaaaatatagtttaaaaaaataattatacaaatataacacacactcgctctctctctctcaacacacacacacacacacactcgctctctctctctcaacacacacacacacacacacactcgctctctctctcaaaacacacacacacacacacactcgctctctctctcaaacacacacacactcgctctctctctcaaacacacacacacactcgctctctctctcaaacacacacacacactcgctctctctctcaaacacacacacacacactcacacacacacacactcgctctctttctcaaacacacacacacacacacacacacacacacacacacacacactcactcgctctcacacacacactcgctctctttctcaaacacacacacactcgctctctctctcaaacacacacacacacactcgctctctctctcaaacacacacacacacacacacacacacacacacacacactcgctctcacacacacactcgctctctctctcaaacacacacacacacagacactcacacactctctctctcaaacacacacacacacacacacacacacacacacactcgctctctctctcaaacacacacacacacacacactcgctctcaaacacacactcgctctcttccaaacacacacacacacacacacacacacacacacacactcgctctcaaacacacactcgctctctttctcaaacacacacacacacacacacacacacactcgctctcaaacacacacacgcacactcgctctctttctcaaacacacacacacacacacacacacacacactcgctctcaaacacacactcgctctctctctcaaacacacacacacacacactcgctctcaaacacacactcgctctctctctcaaacacacacacacactcgctctctctctcaaacacacacacacactcgctctctctctcaaacacacacacacacagacactcgctctctctctcaaacacacacacacagacactcacacactctctctctcaaacacacacacacagacactcacacactctctctctcaaacacacacactcgctctgtCCGTCCTAttgcgccacacacacacacacacacacacacacactcgctctcaaacacacactcgctctctttctcaaacacacacacacacacacacacacacacacacactcgctctcaaacacacactcgctctctttctcaaacacacacacactcgctctctctctcaaacacacacacacacacaaacactcacacactctctctctcaaacacacacactcgctctcgctctctaacacacacacacacacacacacacacacacacacactcgctctctctctcaaacacacacacacacacacactcgctctctctctcaaacacacacacacacacactcgctctctctctcaaacacacacacacacacacacactcgctctctctctcaaacacacacacacactcgctctctctctcaaacacacacacacagacactcacacactctctctctctcaaacacacacactcgctctctaacacacacacacactcgctctctaacacacacacacacacacacatatgtagagagagagagaaagagagttttaTCAGCtagaaactgctctttgtgaGTTTGGTCTTTatagaattatttctaaaaatcctttttaaaatGCGATCATTTATGCATTACCCGTTTCATTTTTCTGCTTTGTTACTCTGCTACAACCACGTATTTTATTCATAGtcaataaacacaatatttatcAGCTAGAAAAAGCTCTTTGTGAGCGTCGTCtctataaaatgatttctaaaaatgCTTGTGCACGACTGGAAACTCATGTAAGATTTTAAATCAGCATGAGCTCATGGATCTGATGATGATCAGCTTCAGCTTTCATGTTATTTCTCTGTGATTCTGTGATTTAATCTGCTCTTTGTCAGCCAGAAGAGGAGAGCGTTAAAGCGACGGTAGATGTGCGTGTGACGCTCTGTGTGCTCACGGCTTTGTGTCTCTGTTTTCACCAGAACCGGCTGTGAAATCGATTCAGTGATGATGTCTTTATTCAAACTCTGGATCAAAGCCCTGCGCTGTCAGTCACTCGTGCACAATCTGCCTCTGGCTgctctgagagaaaaaaaacatctgaaagaaaacaaaccgCATTTTAGATTCGTTTTAACATGTGTTTAAGAACGATGATTTCACAGAGCTGCTCAATGACTACTAACACATATCATACACGTATTAATGCATGTGTGCCTTTGTGTGCTTGCTCTCACAAATTAGATTATCAAatgcaattgtatttttattaattaagctatttcatataattattaaattgtattttttaaagattaaaaataaatgcatgtatttttgttagcatttaaaatatttcacataattattaaattgtattttaaagataaaaaataaatgcatgtattttagttagcatttaaaatatttgacataattattaaattgtattttttaaagataaaaataaatgcatgtttttttagcaattaaaatatttcacataattattaaattgtatttttaaagataaaaatgaatgcatctatttttgtcagtaattaaagtatttcatataaattaataaatattttaaagataaaaaacaaatgcatgtactttttgtatttttgattaataattaatatattttatatcattattaaattattattttttattaaaacaaatgcacgtatttttgtagtttttattaataattaaatttaaactaaattatctttttaattaaaacatatgaAGAACAAatgcatgtattatttttttgtggctttaattaataaattaatttatttttattctgaaaaatgCACATGATGCactgtttgaaatatatatatttttttctgtttctaggTTCCGAGCAGCGCAGCAGAGACCAAACCCAGCGCCGGTGCGGTGCAGGACGCCTCGGTGCATGTAAACGCAGATCCAGAGAGAGCCAAACAGCTGACGGCTTTAGTGGCAGAACAagtacgaacacacacacacatctacatgtcaaataaatatactgaaatgactatttatgcattcatttttttggttcttcaatataatataatgtactaGTTGACCGTTTGAATGTCCGTACGCTGCcctttttgtacaaaaaaaaataattttttaaaatatatatatatatatatatatatatatatatattacagattaaattacaggatatatatattaattgcatATTATACATGCATATTACAGATTattacaaactaaaaaataaatgtagaaatttaatattttgtaactttctaatataaattagttttttaaccCAAGAACACACATTgagattaacataaaaaaaaaaaagatcaaattttattaaaattaatttgttctcTCATTAGATTAAATCTGACgtcattttatttccatattttaacAGTGCCATGACCTGAGAACATACTGACATCGTGatcaatattttcacaatattgtctcattttattaaagtattaatgGAGTTAAAtgaaagtgtgattttttttattttattattccgcTGTATGCTAACTGCTCGTGTTCTTTGGTTAATCACCGGTGTGTTTAACGGTTAGTAGTGCTGGTTTATGATtaattgctgtgtgtgtgtgtgtgtgtgtgtgtgtgtgtgtgtgtgtgtgtatgtgtgtgtttcagggcaaTAAAGTACGAGGCCTGAAAGCCCAGAAAGCCGACAAGTCTGTAATTGACGATGAAGTCGATAAATTACTGCAACTGAAAAAACAACTTTCTCTTGCGGAGGGCAAGAACCTAGAGCCGGCCGCTCAGAAAGGAAAGCAGAAGTAAAAAGGTGaacatgaggggaaaaaaaatccatcacaCAGGAATATTTTCAGGGTTTACGGCACTATTTATCCACTCCTATAAAAATGCAACCTAtcctttttaaaatgcaatgaagTCTGCTAAATGATCTTTTTAAGATGCAATAAAATCAGTGTGTTTCTCACTGTTTCTTTTTACTCTAAAACAACcatattttattcacacaatcaataaacacaaagacacaaaaaaaatctcagaagACTCGgctcatttttaagattttaataacaaaatgagTGTAATACAATTCCGTATTCAGTAAGGCTAAATAAAATTCAGGTAAAAATGTTTCTACTCTAATACAGTATTTCGGCATGCATGTTTATTCTAAGATAAGGAAACTACAATACAAGGTAAATGATGATTATGGGATACACatatagaaaaatagaaatgatCAGAAGCAGAGAGTTGTGTTATAAACTGCTAGCTCTAAAAATTCTGGAAAAGTTTCAAGAGAAGAAAGTGAGAGCAAAATCGCTACGGACATCCATTCATAATtgcatctgacacacacacacacacacacactcttagagGCCTCGGGTTGATGGTGAGAAACGCTCACAATCGTTCACAATAACAGTCCTGAGCTACTAATCTCTGTCATCTAGGAGTGAATTTACACGGTTAAAGCCCTTCATTAACACCAGACGTGAATGAAAACTGGCTGCTTACAATGAAATGCACCTACAATCACCGTCACTGATACAATCaggtctctcttctctctttattACTGCACTCCTGCCTTTCCTCTCGTCGTCTCTGCTACATTCCCTCAAGACTTCCTCGGCACTGATGAACAATCAGCTTTCAATTACACAGAAAGTTGATTAACCTTTGGGTAGTTTAATAAACGTCGGTGCTTTACAGCGCTTTTATCGAGCCAATCGCACAAAAACGTTCAAAAACAACCcgaatgcaaagaaaaaaggcgttTTAGTtgcattacatgatttttttttaatgagagttaATCACACGCCGCATTTTGAtgaatgtaatgcaaaatgtatCTCAttctttaatttgttcattttaaaaacacagtagtACTTGTTTTACAGTCTTTCATTTTTGCGGGTTTAAAACGTTGTATTAAAGTCGTTTTAATTTACTGCAAAAAGGCTCTTGtaaaatcatttatcatttctTATTTGCTTTTGATATTTAATGCAACTTATTCTTTATTCGTAATGTCATTCactaatttgtaacatttatacatCATAGAGCTACttgcatttaatttatgcagatttaaatcctttttaaaattgtattagtcATTTTAGAATTTTCCTTAAATTCGGCTTTATTTTCTTCatgaaaaaatctaatttcttatttgcttttgatactttaattgGCATAATGCAGATCTTAGGTAATGGAATTTGTTCAATTGTAACATTTATACATTGTAGTATTTGCCTTTAATTTATTGcattagtaattttaatttactgcaaaaagtttttttaaatcttaaaaaaaaaaaaaaaacgttttctttatgaaaaatatttagatattgctcattatttaattgatttgtaATATAATTGGTTAAAGTGTAACATGCGTTGTAGCGTTTGCCTTTAAATGATGTTCACTTAAATGTAAGATACTCAAAAACAAATCGTTTATGTTCTTAATGAAAAACCACATTTCTTCTTTGCTCTGTATTCGGGCTGAGTCCGGTCCGTGTTCGGTTGGGCTCCACATTCTTTCTTTTCTACGGCTTAATctgactttctctttctctctcggcGGGAGTCGCTCAGTGAACCCTCTCTCTCCCCCCGTCCCACGTGTCTTTTATCTCCCTCTAAATGTGCATTTCACGGTCGCCGCGAGATGAATTGTTCGTTTCCCTTCGGCCCCTGGGCTCCTCCTGTCGCTCTTCACCTCCTGGTGTTGACGAGTCTCTCGATGAGCGCCCGGCGCGTCCGCTGCACCTCCTCTCCCAGCCGCTCGATCTCGGCTTTGAGCCGCTCGTTCTGATCCGTCAGCTCCTGCACCTTCCTCTCGTTCTCCTGCTCGCGCTCCCGTCGGCTCTTCTTCCCGGGGGACGGGGAGCACAGCGCGCCTCCTCCTTTGTCGCCGGCCCGCTTTCTCTTTCCCGGTCGCGCTGGAGGGGACGGCggcggggagcagttgagggagGACGAGGAGGACTCCGAGGAGCAGGACGATGTGTCCGGGACCGTCGGAAGCTCCTCCTCGCTCGCCGATGGCGACGGAGGCGCGTGATGCGAAGCGTTGTACCCGCCGCTCACCATCGTCTCCACCGACCCGACGCCGCCCTCGCTGAGGAGCTCGAAGAACTCGGGCGGAAGCAGGTCTCCTCCGGACGAGGTGTGCTCCGAGCCGCCTCCGCCTCTCCGATCATCCTTTCGCGGCGGCGAGTGGGCGACAGGCGGCTCGTCGGTGACCCGTTGCACCCCGTCGCCCCAAACCTGCCCCTCCGTCAACCAGGTGAGCGAGCAGCTCTCCAACACATCCAGAAACTCGGGCTCTTCTGCATAACAAGAGAAACCGTTAGAACTGTGAAGCCTGCGGGACGCGACCGCTGAGCGCCGTTTGACGTTACTGACCTCGGAGCAAGGCGGGGCTCTCGTGACTTTGGCCCCGCCCGCGTCGGAGCCCAGTATATCCTGTAGGTCTTCATACCACGCCTCCAACTCTGCACCACACAGCGGCCCCACGCCAGGGGGATACAGCCACTCCGCAGTCATCGCACCAATCAGTCGCTATCCACAGACACAACACGATATGCTCCCACACCTAGCACACCAGACCTGAccgggaaaaaaacaaacagactgtCTTAAAGAAGCGGAGAACCACCTCTGTATGCTGTACTGCGCTGCACGTCTACTGGGAGCTTCGGTGCACCGGCGGAGTCAAGCTTCACCTGCGCCGGTGGGTTTGGGAATAGCTGATTTATCTGGGTGACCCGCTATTATACGCGACATTAAGATTGACTGCTCAGCCCCCGAGTGCAACAAGGACACATAGTGGCCAAACAGCGTCactacacaacaaacaacaaacccaGAGCTTCAAAAGAGAGCATGCATGAATTCAGAAAGCtatattttttttggtatgtttagtgttgttttttatctAAATCATTAAGTTTAGttattaaataagtatttaaacatatataagcTGTAGAAATGCTCACCTCAAATGTCTCTTGACAATCAAGTTTGAATGTGAGTTGTTGGCGGTATATTGTCCCAATGATTCtagagaaataaaacatggaacAGCTCAAGCCACAGGTCATGGTTTCAAAACTATTGCaaaactacttaaaaataaaatataaaaaaacattctcatgcaaaacatttcagatgagaaacacacacaagcCATAACAAGAAGAACACACACAAGAACAACGGGAAAACATAAAGGACTTTCGAGTCTTGGTCAGATGTTCATTAAAACTGACCCACAGTGATTAATCTCTCATCTAAAATTAggtcattgtattttttatgtaaacaaaggCGCATTGTGTGCTCGATGGCGCCCCCTTCATGAGTCAAAACAACCCAGTGACTCGTTTCTCAACAAGCCAAGCCTGAAAAAAAACCCCCGCAGAACTCATTTCTGAGTTATTAATATGATCAGCGAACGACAATCGAGCTACTTTAGATGTCTGAGTGAAAACGAAAACAGCCCCAACACAGACACCTGAGGCACGcctgttttttaaaacataaaaggtattgtttttctgttattaatctattaataaatCGTTTTAAGAATGTTGTGCCGTGTATTTTATCGTCTGGTTTACTCCAACAGCGACTAAACCATAAATCGATTatttaaaaactacttaaaataagTGTCACTTAAGTAATTTAAACGAATTGTCTTGTAATCGCGCCCGTCTGGAGCGGCGCTTCGCGAAACTGACAGCGAGCCAATGACGTCATGGAATCAAAGTGCAGGAGCGAGGAAACAAAGGGCGAACACCCCGCGCCGAAATAACGCGTTTAAAGCACTTCAGCGATGTAAAAACACTGCGGGCTGTCCATCGCCACCGCGTCCGTCTGGCTTCTTGAAGTGTATACAAAGTTGCGTTCCGCTGACGATCAAAGTGCTGCAGGCGAGCGATGTAACAAATCCGATTTAAAAATCACGCGTGCGCTACAAAGTTGCGGCGATCGTCAGGAAGTGACAGCTGTCACCGCGAAGATTCCGTGGCGAGTGACACTAACGTCaatataattaaacaatgttgagttaaataaagaaaaccgacgttaaaatggaaaaaaaaaatctcctgtgGAACTTGAGTTGAGCAACTGTATTCCAAAAACAGCTCGGGATAGTCTCCAAGAGATTCACAACGTACAACATAACACAGTCAAGAACAGAGAAATAGATGACACTCacccttttctttttattatttcttttcctCGGCTGTTTCGGATTCAGGGTCTGTGCGTGTTTTTGTAGAGATTGGTGATCGCTCATGTTAACCATTGTTCAGCTGAAGTCACCGAGTGTGGATTTCGGAAACTCCCGGGAACATTTATAGAGTGACTCCA
This region includes:
- the ddit3 gene encoding DNA damage-inducible transcript 3 protein gives rise to the protein MTAEWLYPPGVGPLCGAELEAWYEDLQDILGSDAGGAKVTRAPPCSEVKEPEFLDVLESCSLTWLTEGQVWGDGVQRVTDEPPVAHSPPRKDDRRGGGGSEHTSSGGDLLPPEFFELLSEGGVGSVETMVSGGYNASHHAPPSPSASEEELPTVPDTSSCSSESSSSSLNCSPPPSPPARPGKRKRAGDKGGGALCSPSPGKKSRREREQENERKVQELTDQNERLKAEIERLGEEVQRTRRALIERLVNTRR